In the genome of Streptomyces sp. P3, the window AACGCGGGCGGCCCGGTCATGTCGATGTACCTGCTCTCGGCCGGCTTCCGCAAACTCGGCTTCCTCGGCACGTCGGCGTTCTTCTTCCTGATCGTCAACGTGTCGAAGGTGCCGTTCAGCGTGGGCCTCGGCCTGATCGACGGCCGTTCGCTGCTGCTGGACGCCGCCCTCGTCGCGTTCGTCGTCCCCGGCGCGCTGTTCGGCAAATGGGCGGTGCACCGCATCAACCAGCGGCTGTTCGAGCAGTTGGTGATCGCGGCGACCGTCGTGGGCGGACTGCAGCTGCTGCTGCGGTAGACGGCCCGGGCGCGGCCGTCGGGGTGCCGTGGCTGCGCCGGGCCGCGCGTCGGAAGCCTTCGCCGAGACGCGGGCCGGGCGGCGCCGGACGTCAGCCTTCGCCGGCGTACGGGACGGGCGGGGCCCGGCGCCGCCCGGCCGCGGGGTCGGGTCCGGCGTCAGCGCAGCCGGGGCGTCCGGGCCCGCGCGTCCACCGCCGTGCCCGTCCGCTCCACCGACGCCGCCAGCTCACGCGCCCACCGTGCCAGCCCGGTGAGATCCAGCCCGTACGGCCGGTCCTCTCCCGCGCCGGCCGCCCACTCCTCGGCGGCCCCGGCGCCGCGCCGCAGCAGTCGCACCCCGCCCGTGAGGTTCCCCCGGGCCGCGTGAGTGAGACCCACGGCGAGCTGGGCGAGCCCCCGCCACAGGGCGCGTTCCGCGGCGGGGCCCGACTTCCAGGCGTCCTCGAAGACCTCGTGCGCGTGGAAGGGCTTCCCCGCGTCCAGCAGTGCCTGCGCCTCGGTCACGGTCTCCTCCGGGGCGCGGACGACGCCCTCGGGCTGCCGCTCCACACCGGGCGTGCCGTACGGAAGGGGCCGGCCGAGTCCGTCCCGCGGCCGGGCGTTGCGCGCCCGCCCCTCGCCGTCCCGGTCCCTGGCGCCGGCCGGCCGGCCGCCGCTCGTGCCTCCTGTGCTGCCCC includes:
- a CDS encoding DUF309 domain-containing protein — encoded protein: MDRWGSTGGTSGGRPAGARDRDGEGRARNARPRDGLGRPLPYGTPGVERQPEGVVRAPEETVTEAQALLDAGKPFHAHEVFEDAWKSGPAAERALWRGLAQLAVGLTHAARGNLTGGVRLLRRGAGAAEEWAAGAGEDRPYGLDLTGLARWARELAASVERTGTAVDARARTPRLR